A genome region from Methylorubrum populi includes the following:
- a CDS encoding NADH-quinone oxidoreductase subunit M, which produces MLGLGILSGLLIVPLAGAAFILTLGEETAAVKRNARWAALITTVVTFLLSLAAWARYDVASPSFQLVESHAWLAETIRFKLGVDGFSMPLILLTTFLMPFCIGASWLSVESRVKAYFVAFLVLETTMIGVFCALDLVLFYLFFEAGLIPMFLIIGIWGGKRRIYASFKFFLYTLLGSVLMLLAIMAMYWEAGTTDIPTLLQHRFPVGLQWWLWLAFFASFAVKMPMWPVHTWLPDAHVEAPTAGSVILAGILLKMGGYGFIRISLPMLPDASQSFAPLVFALSVIAIIFTSLTAMMQTDIKKLIAYSSVAHMGFVTLGLFTLNEQGIQGALFLMISHGIVSGALFLCVGVVYDRMHTREIAAYGGLVKRMPLYAAAMMVFTMANVGLPGTSGFVGEFLAMMGAFRANPTVAFFSVFGIILSAGYALWLYARVIYGKLEKPSLQGILDLDHREKIIIAPLVALTIWYGVHPAPILDTFAPSTEALMQNMRAALSNTQTAEAAARAAGTAAVEKSVGPRSEKTVEAAAR; this is translated from the coding sequence ATGCTCGGCCTCGGCATTCTCTCCGGGCTCCTGATCGTCCCGCTCGCGGGCGCCGCCTTCATCCTGACGCTGGGCGAGGAGACGGCGGCGGTGAAGCGCAACGCCCGCTGGGCGGCGCTGATCACCACGGTCGTCACCTTCCTGCTCTCGCTGGCAGCCTGGGCCCGCTACGACGTGGCGAGCCCGAGCTTCCAGCTCGTCGAGAGCCATGCGTGGCTCGCCGAGACGATCCGGTTCAAGCTCGGCGTCGACGGCTTCTCGATGCCGCTGATCCTGCTGACCACCTTCCTGATGCCGTTCTGCATCGGGGCGTCGTGGCTCTCGGTCGAATCCAGGGTGAAGGCGTACTTCGTCGCCTTCCTCGTGCTGGAAACGACGATGATCGGCGTGTTCTGCGCCCTCGACCTCGTGCTGTTCTACCTGTTCTTCGAGGCCGGCCTGATCCCGATGTTCCTCATCATCGGCATCTGGGGCGGCAAGCGGCGCATCTATGCGAGCTTCAAGTTCTTCCTCTACACCCTGCTCGGCTCGGTGCTGATGCTGCTCGCCATCATGGCGATGTACTGGGAGGCCGGCACCACCGACATCCCGACGCTGCTGCAGCATCGCTTCCCGGTCGGCCTGCAATGGTGGCTCTGGCTCGCCTTCTTCGCTTCCTTCGCGGTGAAGATGCCGATGTGGCCGGTCCATACCTGGCTCCCCGACGCCCACGTCGAGGCGCCGACCGCGGGCTCGGTGATCCTGGCCGGCATCCTGCTGAAGATGGGCGGCTACGGCTTCATCCGCATCTCGCTGCCCATGCTGCCGGATGCGAGCCAGTCCTTCGCGCCGCTCGTCTTCGCCCTCTCGGTGATCGCGATCATCTTCACCTCGCTCACCGCGATGATGCAGACCGACATCAAGAAGCTGATCGCCTACTCGTCGGTGGCGCATATGGGCTTCGTGACGCTGGGCCTGTTCACGCTGAACGAGCAGGGCATCCAGGGCGCGCTGTTCCTGATGATCTCTCACGGCATCGTCTCGGGCGCGCTCTTCCTCTGCGTCGGCGTCGTCTACGACCGGATGCACACCCGCGAGATCGCGGCCTATGGCGGCCTCGTGAAGCGGATGCCGCTCTACGCCGCCGCGATGATGGTCTTCACCATGGCCAATGTCGGCCTGCCCGGCACGTCGGGCTTCGTCGGCGAGTTCCTGGCGATGATGGGCGCCTTCCGGGCCAACCCGACGGTCGCCTTCTTCTCGGTCTTCGGCATCATCCTCTCGGCCGGCTACGCGCTCTGGCTCTACGCCCGGGTGATCTACGGGAAGCTGGAGAAGCCCAGCCTCCAGGGCATCCTGGATCTGGATCATCGCGAAAAGATCATCATCGCGCCGCTCGTCGCGCTGACGATCTGGTACGGCGTCCACCCGGCCCCGATCCTCGACACCTTCGCGCCCTCCACCGAGGCGCTGATGCAGAACATGCGGGCCGCGCTGTCGAACACGCAGACCGCGGAGGCGGCGGCCAGGGCCGCCGGAACCGCCGCGGTCGAGAAGTCCGTCGGACCCAGGTCCGAAAAAACCGTCGAGGCCGCCGCGCGATGA
- the nuoL gene encoding NADH-quinone oxidoreductase subunit L, with protein MYHAIVFFPLIGALIAGLFGRVIGARTSEIVTTGCLAFACLLSWGAFLLVTGDGRAETVPVAQWFGAGGLTVDWAFKVDTLTAIMLVVVTSVSTLVHLYSIGYMHEDPHRPRFFAYLSLFTFAMLMLVTADNLVQMFFGWEGVGLASYLLIGFWYEKPSANAAAMKAFIVNRVGDFGFSLGIFLVFVLTGSVGFDAIFAKAPELKDASFHFLGHDWHALTLACLLLFMGAMGKSAQFLLHTWLPDAMEGPTPVSALIHAATMVTAGVFMVARLSPLFELAPTALTVVTIIGGITAFFAATVGLVQNDIKRVIAYSTCSQLGYMFVGLGVGAYATGVFHLFTHAFFKALLFLGAGSVIHAMHHEQDMRNMGGLRRYIPFTTAMMTVGTLALIGFPFTAGYYSKDAIIEAAYMSDRPGHVLAFLATVIAALMTSFYSWRLFFLTFEGPQRWGAHGHDAHGHDAHARSATAHEADGAPGHHEGVAHDDKGHDAEKPSHSAIEHHDHHAHKPHESPLVMTIPLGILAVGALLAGIVFKERFIGHDMEKFWGHALAHGPENHIMHAIHEAPRWVSLSPFVMLVLGFLLAFWMYVRRPDMPHRLAESQPILYRFLLNKWYFDEIYDRIFVRPAKNFGLFLWKEGDGRVIDGFGPDGISARVVDITRGVVRLQTGYVYHYAFVMLVGVAGLITWYLVSGVPGGTH; from the coding sequence ATGTATCACGCGATCGTCTTCTTCCCGCTCATCGGCGCCCTGATCGCCGGCCTGTTCGGCCGTGTCATCGGCGCGCGGACGAGCGAAATCGTGACCACGGGCTGCCTCGCCTTCGCCTGCCTGCTGTCCTGGGGCGCCTTCCTCCTCGTCACCGGCGACGGCCGGGCCGAGACGGTGCCGGTCGCGCAATGGTTCGGCGCCGGCGGCCTGACCGTCGACTGGGCCTTCAAGGTCGACACGCTGACCGCGATCATGCTCGTCGTCGTGACCTCGGTCTCGACCCTCGTGCACCTCTACTCCATCGGCTACATGCACGAGGATCCCCACCGGCCGCGCTTCTTCGCCTACCTGTCGCTGTTCACCTTCGCCATGCTGATGCTGGTGACGGCCGACAACCTCGTGCAGATGTTCTTCGGCTGGGAGGGCGTCGGCCTCGCCTCCTACCTGCTGATCGGCTTCTGGTACGAGAAGCCCTCGGCCAACGCCGCGGCGATGAAGGCCTTCATCGTCAACCGCGTCGGCGATTTCGGCTTCTCGCTCGGCATTTTTCTGGTGTTCGTCCTCACGGGCTCCGTCGGGTTCGACGCGATTTTCGCCAAGGCGCCTGAACTGAAGGACGCGAGCTTCCACTTCCTCGGCCACGACTGGCACGCCCTGACGCTCGCCTGCCTGCTCCTGTTCATGGGCGCCATGGGCAAGTCGGCGCAGTTCCTGCTGCACACCTGGCTCCCCGACGCGATGGAGGGGCCGACCCCGGTCTCGGCGCTGATCCACGCCGCCACCATGGTGACCGCCGGCGTGTTCATGGTCGCGCGCCTGTCGCCGCTCTTCGAGCTGGCGCCGACCGCGCTCACCGTCGTCACGATCATCGGCGGCATCACCGCCTTCTTCGCGGCGACCGTCGGCCTCGTGCAGAACGACATCAAGCGGGTGATCGCCTACTCGACCTGCTCGCAGCTCGGCTACATGTTCGTCGGCCTCGGCGTCGGCGCCTACGCGACGGGCGTGTTCCACCTCTTCACCCACGCCTTCTTCAAGGCGCTGCTGTTCCTCGGGGCCGGCTCGGTCATCCACGCGATGCACCACGAGCAGGACATGCGGAACATGGGGGGCCTGCGCCGCTACATCCCGTTCACCACCGCGATGATGACGGTCGGCACCCTCGCGCTGATCGGCTTCCCCTTCACCGCGGGCTACTACTCCAAGGACGCGATCATCGAGGCGGCCTACATGTCCGACCGCCCGGGCCACGTGCTGGCGTTCCTCGCCACCGTGATCGCCGCGCTGATGACCTCGTTCTATTCCTGGCGCCTGTTCTTCCTCACCTTCGAGGGCCCGCAGCGCTGGGGTGCCCACGGCCATGACGCTCATGGACATGATGCGCACGCCCGTTCGGCGACGGCGCACGAGGCCGACGGCGCGCCGGGGCACCACGAGGGCGTCGCCCACGACGACAAGGGCCACGATGCCGAGAAGCCGTCGCACAGCGCGATCGAGCACCACGATCATCACGCCCACAAGCCGCACGAGAGCCCGCTCGTGATGACGATCCCGCTCGGCATCCTCGCGGTCGGGGCGCTGCTCGCCGGCATCGTCTTCAAGGAGCGCTTCATCGGGCACGACATGGAGAAGTTCTGGGGACACGCGCTGGCGCACGGGCCCGAGAACCACATCATGCACGCGATCCACGAGGCGCCGCGCTGGGTGTCGCTCTCGCCCTTCGTGATGCTGGTGCTCGGCTTCCTGCTGGCCTTCTGGATGTACGTCCGCCGGCCCGACATGCCGCACCGCCTCGCGGAGTCGCAGCCGATCCTGTACCGCTTCCTGCTCAACAAGTGGTACTTCGACGAGATCTACGACCGGATCTTCGTGCGTCCGGCCAAGAACTTCGGCCTGTTCCTCTGGAAGGAGGGCGACGGGCGCGTCATCGACGGCTTCGGCCCCGACGGCATCTCGGCCCGGGTCGTGGACATCACCCGCGGCGTGGTCCGCCTCCAGACCGGCTACGTCTACCACTACGCCTTCGTGATGCTCGTCGGGGTCGCCGGCCTGATCACGTGGTACCTCGTCTCCGGCGTGCCTGGGGGGACCCACTGA
- the nuoK gene encoding NADH-quinone oxidoreductase subunit NuoK has product MIGLSHYLTVAAILFTLGVLGIFVNRKNVIVILMSVELILLAVNINLVAFSTHLNDITGQVFALFVLTVAAAEAAIGLAILVVFFRNRGSIAVEDVSMMKG; this is encoded by the coding sequence ATGATCGGACTGAGCCACTACCTGACGGTCGCCGCGATCCTGTTCACGCTCGGCGTGCTCGGCATCTTCGTCAACCGCAAGAACGTCATCGTCATCCTGATGTCGGTCGAGCTGATCCTGCTCGCGGTGAACATCAACCTCGTGGCGTTCTCGACCCACCTCAACGACATCACCGGACAGGTCTTCGCCCTGTTCGTGCTGACGGTCGCCGCGGCCGAGGCCGCGATCGGGCTGGCGATCCTGGTGGTGTTCTTCCGCAACCGCGGCTCCATCGCCGTCGAGGACGTGAGCATGATGAAGGGCTGA
- a CDS encoding NADH-quinone oxidoreductase subunit J, with the protein MTAAAAFFYLFAGLAVASGFMVIAARNPVTSVLFLILAFVNAAGLFVLMGAEFLAMILVVVYVGAVAVLFLFVVMMLDVDFAALRQGFQRYLPIGGLIGAIFLIELLLVVGTWTVDPGLVQAPLGRTAHGESLTNTQALGRVLYTDYVYFFQIAGLILLVAMIGAIVLTLRDRAGVKRQNIAVQNARTQAMAVDTIKVPSRRGVEV; encoded by the coding sequence ATGACCGCAGCCGCCGCCTTCTTCTATCTCTTCGCCGGGCTCGCCGTGGCCTCGGGCTTCATGGTGATCGCCGCCAGGAACCCCGTCACCTCGGTGCTGTTCCTGATCCTCGCCTTCGTGAACGCCGCCGGGCTGTTCGTCCTGATGGGCGCCGAGTTCCTGGCGATGATCCTCGTCGTCGTCTATGTCGGCGCCGTCGCGGTCCTGTTCCTCTTCGTCGTGATGATGCTCGACGTCGACTTCGCCGCGCTGCGCCAGGGCTTCCAGCGCTACCTGCCGATCGGCGGCCTGATCGGCGCGATCTTCCTGATCGAGCTTCTGCTCGTGGTCGGCACCTGGACCGTCGATCCGGGCCTCGTGCAGGCGCCGCTCGGTCGCACCGCCCACGGCGAGAGCCTCACCAACACCCAGGCGCTCGGCCGGGTGCTCTACACGGACTACGTCTACTTCTTCCAGATCGCCGGCCTGATCCTGCTGGTGGCGATGATCGGCGCCATCGTGCTGACCCTGCGCGACCGTGCCGGCGTCAAGCGCCAGAACATCGCCGTCCAGAACGCCCGGACCCAGGCGATGGCAGTCGATACCATCAAGGTGCCCTCGCGGCGGGGCGTGGAGGTCTGA
- the nuoI gene encoding NADH-quinone oxidoreductase subunit NuoI: MKLDQIARSLLLKEFVSGFFLAMKYFLKPKATINYPFEMGHRGPRFRGEHALRRYPNGEERCIACKLCEAICPAQAITIEAGPRRNDGTRRTTRYDIDMVKCIYCGLCQEACPVDAIVEGPNLEFSVETREELLYDKEKLLANGDRWEREIARNIAMDAPYR, translated from the coding sequence GTGAAGCTCGATCAGATCGCCAGAAGTCTCCTGCTGAAGGAGTTCGTGTCGGGGTTCTTCCTCGCCATGAAGTACTTCCTGAAACCGAAGGCCACGATCAACTACCCCTTCGAGATGGGGCACCGGGGCCCGCGCTTCCGCGGGGAGCACGCCCTGCGCCGCTATCCCAACGGGGAGGAGCGCTGCATCGCCTGCAAGCTGTGCGAGGCGATCTGCCCGGCGCAGGCCATCACCATCGAGGCGGGCCCGCGCCGCAACGACGGCACGCGGCGCACCACACGCTACGACATCGACATGGTGAAGTGCATCTATTGCGGCCTGTGCCAGGAAGCCTGCCCGGTGGATGCCATCGTCGAGGGGCCGAACCTCGAGTTCTCGGTCGAGACCCGCGAGGAGCTGCTCTACGACAAGGAGAAGCTGCTCGCGAACGGCGACCGCTGGGAGCGCGAGATCGCCCGCAACATCGCGATGGACGCGCCGTACCGCTGA
- the nuoH gene encoding NADH-quinone oxidoreductase subunit NuoH: MTFLEVLGTVLLIALKSFVLLAALLVFIAYALLADRKIWAAVQLRRGPNVVGPYGLLQSFADLLKFVLKEPVIPAGANKAIYLLAPLVFAMLALASWAVIPLADGWAIADINVGITYIFAISSLGVYGVIMGGWASNSKYAFLGALRSAAQMISYEVSLGFVIICVLLCAGSLNLSRIVMAQDTALGMLGWYWLWLFPMFAVFFVSALAETNRPPFDLPEAESELVAGYMVEYSSTPYLLFMLGEYVAIMTMCALGTVLFLGGWLSPIPLPPFTWVPGVIWFALKASFLFFMIAMVKAMVPRYRYDQLMRLGWKVFLPLSLISVVVVAFVLKLTGLAPGA; this comes from the coding sequence ATGACCTTCCTAGAGGTGCTCGGCACCGTCCTGCTGATCGCGCTGAAGAGCTTCGTGCTGCTCGCAGCCCTCCTCGTCTTCATCGCCTATGCACTGCTGGCCGACCGCAAGATCTGGGCGGCGGTGCAGTTGCGCCGCGGCCCGAACGTGGTCGGGCCCTACGGGCTGCTGCAATCCTTCGCCGATCTTCTCAAGTTCGTGCTGAAGGAGCCGGTGATCCCGGCGGGCGCCAACAAGGCGATCTACCTGCTGGCGCCGCTGGTCTTCGCCATGCTGGCGCTGGCGTCCTGGGCGGTGATCCCGCTCGCCGACGGCTGGGCGATCGCCGACATCAACGTCGGCATCACCTACATCTTCGCGATCTCGTCGCTCGGCGTCTACGGCGTCATCATGGGCGGCTGGGCCTCGAACTCGAAATACGCCTTCCTCGGGGCGCTCCGCTCGGCGGCACAGATGATCTCCTACGAGGTCTCGCTCGGCTTCGTCATCATCTGCGTGCTGCTCTGCGCCGGCTCGCTCAACCTCTCGCGCATCGTCATGGCGCAGGACACGGCGCTCGGGATGTTGGGCTGGTACTGGCTCTGGCTGTTCCCGATGTTCGCCGTGTTCTTCGTCTCGGCGCTGGCGGAGACCAACCGCCCGCCCTTCGACCTGCCGGAGGCCGAATCCGAGCTCGTGGCGGGCTACATGGTCGAGTATTCCTCGACGCCGTACCTGCTGTTCATGCTCGGCGAGTACGTGGCGATCATGACCATGTGCGCGCTCGGCACCGTCCTGTTCCTGGGCGGCTGGCTCTCGCCGATCCCGCTGCCGCCCTTCACCTGGGTGCCGGGCGTGATCTGGTTCGCGCTGAAAGCCAGCTTCCTGTTCTTCATGATCGCCATGGTGAAGGCCATGGTGCCGCGCTATCGCTACGACCAGCTCATGCGGCTCGGCTGGAAGGTTTTTCTTCCCCTGTCGCTCATCTCGGTGGTGGTCGTCGCCTTCGTCCTGAAGCTGACCGGCCTCGCACCGGGCGCTTGA
- the nuoG gene encoding NADH-quinone oxidoreductase subunit NuoG: MTKILIDGTEVDVPADYTLLQACEVAGAEIPRFCFHERLSIAGNCRMCLVELKGAPKPVASCAYAVKDCRPGPNGEPPEVLTRSGTTKKAREGVMEFLLINHPLDCPICDQGGHCDLQDQAMAYGVDSTRYKENKRAVEEKSIGPLVRTAMNRCIHCTRCVRFLAEVAGVPDLGAIGRGEDMEITSYLEQAMGSELQGNVADLCPVGALVHKPQSYNVRPWELHKTESVDVMDAVGSAVRIDARGREVMQIEPRISEEINEEWISDKTRHVVDGLRLQRLDRPFLRENGRLRPASWGEAFSAIAAKLKGADPKRVGALVGDLAGAEEIFALKALMGSLGVTNLDARQTGEAIDPAWGRAAYTLGATIAGIEQADAILIVGANPRTEASLLNVRIRKRWRMAPISIGLILDEPPDLTYPYTYLGAGTDTLASIARGEHSFLDVLKKAERPLVIVGEGALDSLAAVAALAKDVGAVAEGWHGFGLLNTAAARVGALDLGFVPGGGGLSFSAMLEPGALDVVFNLGADERAIGPGAFVIYQGTHGDAGASRADVILPGAAYTEKSATYVNLEGRVQMANRAGFPPGDAREDWAILRALSDVLGKRLPYDSLSGLRRAMYAEHPHLAAVGRVEPSDAAATLDKLAALPGGAAKGAFSSPVADFYLTNPIARASRVLAECSGLARGRALEAAE, encoded by the coding sequence ATGACCAAAATCCTCATCGACGGCACCGAGGTCGATGTCCCGGCCGACTACACCCTGCTCCAGGCCTGCGAGGTCGCGGGCGCGGAGATCCCGCGCTTCTGCTTCCACGAGCGGCTGTCGATCGCCGGCAATTGCCGCATGTGCCTGGTGGAGCTGAAGGGCGCGCCGAAGCCCGTGGCCTCCTGCGCCTACGCGGTGAAGGATTGCCGCCCCGGCCCCAACGGCGAGCCGCCGGAGGTGCTGACGCGCTCCGGCACCACCAAGAAGGCGCGCGAGGGGGTGATGGAGTTCCTCCTCATCAACCACCCGCTCGATTGCCCGATCTGCGACCAGGGCGGCCATTGCGACCTGCAGGATCAGGCGATGGCCTACGGCGTCGACTCGACCCGCTACAAGGAGAACAAGCGGGCGGTCGAGGAGAAGTCTATCGGCCCGCTGGTGCGCACGGCGATGAACCGCTGCATCCACTGCACCCGCTGCGTCCGCTTCCTGGCGGAGGTGGCCGGCGTGCCGGATCTCGGCGCCATCGGCCGCGGCGAGGACATGGAGATCACGAGCTACCTCGAACAGGCGATGGGCTCGGAGCTTCAGGGCAACGTCGCCGACCTCTGCCCCGTCGGCGCGCTGGTCCACAAGCCACAGAGCTACAACGTGCGCCCGTGGGAGCTGCACAAGACGGAGTCCGTCGACGTGATGGATGCGGTCGGCTCGGCGGTCCGCATCGATGCCCGCGGCCGCGAGGTGATGCAGATCGAGCCGCGCATCAGCGAGGAGATCAACGAGGAGTGGATCTCCGACAAGACCCGCCACGTGGTCGACGGCCTGCGGCTCCAGCGCCTCGACCGTCCGTTCCTGCGTGAGAACGGGCGCCTGCGCCCCGCCTCCTGGGGCGAGGCGTTCTCGGCCATCGCGGCGAAGCTGAAGGGCGCCGATCCCAAGCGCGTCGGCGCGCTCGTCGGCGATCTCGCGGGAGCGGAGGAGATTTTTGCGCTGAAAGCCCTGATGGGCTCGCTCGGCGTGACGAATCTCGACGCGCGCCAGACCGGCGAGGCGATCGATCCGGCCTGGGGCCGGGCCGCCTACACCCTCGGCGCGACCATCGCCGGCATCGAGCAGGCCGACGCGATCCTGATCGTCGGCGCCAACCCGCGCACCGAGGCCTCGCTGCTCAACGTGCGCATCCGCAAGCGCTGGCGCATGGCCCCGATCTCGATCGGCCTGATCCTCGACGAGCCGCCGGACCTGACCTACCCCTACACCTATCTCGGCGCCGGCACCGACACGCTCGCTTCCATCGCCAGGGGCGAGCACAGCTTCCTCGACGTCCTGAAAAAGGCGGAGCGCCCGCTCGTGATCGTGGGCGAAGGGGCGCTCGACTCGCTTGCCGCCGTCGCGGCCCTGGCCAAGGATGTCGGCGCGGTCGCGGAGGGCTGGCACGGCTTCGGCCTGCTCAACACGGCGGCCGCCCGCGTCGGCGCCCTCGATCTCGGCTTCGTGCCGGGGGGGGGAGGCTTGAGCTTCTCGGCGATGCTGGAGCCGGGCGCCCTCGACGTGGTGTTCAACCTCGGCGCCGACGAGCGGGCGATCGGGCCGGGCGCCTTCGTGATCTATCAGGGCACCCACGGCGATGCCGGCGCCAGCCGCGCCGACGTGATCCTGCCGGGCGCGGCCTACACCGAGAAGAGCGCGACCTACGTCAACCTCGAGGGCCGGGTGCAGATGGCCAACCGCGCCGGCTTCCCGCCGGGCGATGCCCGCGAGGACTGGGCGATCCTGCGCGCGCTCTCCGACGTGCTGGGCAAGCGCCTGCCCTACGATTCGCTGAGCGGCCTGCGCAGGGCGATGTATGCCGAGCATCCGCATCTCGCGGCGGTCGGGCGGGTCGAGCCGTCCGACGCGGCGGCGACTCTGGACAAGCTCGCGGCGCTTCCGGGGGGAGCGGCGAAGGGCGCCTTCTCCTCGCCGGTCGCCGACTTCTACCTCACCAACCCGATCGCCCGCGCCTCGCGGGTGCTCGCCGAGTGCTCCGGCCTCGCCCGTGGCCGTGCCCTCGAAGCGGCGGAATAG
- the nuoF gene encoding NADH-quinone oxidoreductase subunit NuoF, producing MLSDQDRIFTNLYGQHSPGLDAAKKRGAWDDTKFLLDMGRDWIIDEMKGSGLRGRGGAGFPTGLKWSFMPKKSDGRPHYLVVNADESEPGTCKDREIMRHDPHLLIEGCMLACFAMGAHACYIYIRGEYVAEKFALQRAVDEAYEARLVGKSNVHDYPFDIYVHHGAGAYICGEETALIESLEGKKGMPRLKPPFPANMGLYGCPTTVNNVESIAVAGTILRRGGAWFAGLGGKNNTGTKLFCVSGHVNKPCNVEEELGITFRELIDRHCGGMRGGWDNLLCSIPGGSSVPLVPAEQIIDARMDFDTLRNLGSGLGTAAVIVLDKSTDIVGAIARISYFYKHESCGQCTPCREGTGWMWRVLTRMAAGRAQKREIDMLLEVTKQVEGHTICALGDAAAWPIQGLIRHFRPEIEKRIDQYSANPHRDAVPMAAE from the coding sequence ATGCTCTCCGATCAGGATCGCATCTTCACCAATCTCTACGGCCAGCACTCGCCGGGGCTGGACGCCGCGAAGAAACGCGGCGCATGGGACGACACCAAGTTCCTGCTCGACATGGGTCGGGATTGGATCATCGACGAGATGAAGGGCTCAGGCCTGCGCGGCCGCGGCGGTGCGGGCTTCCCCACCGGCCTCAAATGGTCGTTCATGCCCAAGAAGTCCGACGGGCGTCCGCACTACCTCGTCGTCAATGCCGACGAGTCGGAGCCGGGCACCTGCAAGGACCGGGAGATCATGCGGCACGACCCGCATCTCCTGATCGAGGGCTGCATGCTGGCCTGCTTCGCCATGGGTGCGCATGCCTGCTACATCTACATCCGCGGCGAGTACGTGGCGGAAAAATTCGCGCTCCAGCGCGCGGTGGACGAGGCCTACGAGGCGCGCCTCGTCGGAAAGTCCAACGTCCACGACTACCCCTTCGACATCTACGTCCACCACGGCGCGGGCGCCTACATCTGCGGCGAGGAGACGGCGCTCATCGAGAGTCTGGAAGGCAAGAAGGGGATGCCGCGGCTCAAACCCCCGTTCCCGGCCAATATGGGCCTCTACGGCTGCCCGACGACCGTCAACAACGTCGAGTCGATCGCGGTGGCCGGCACGATCCTGCGCCGCGGCGGCGCGTGGTTCGCGGGGCTGGGCGGCAAGAACAACACCGGCACCAAGCTGTTCTGCGTGTCGGGCCACGTCAACAAGCCCTGCAACGTCGAGGAAGAGCTCGGCATCACCTTCCGCGAACTGATCGACCGCCATTGCGGCGGCATGCGCGGCGGCTGGGACAATCTCTTGTGTTCCATTCCCGGTGGTTCGTCGGTGCCGCTCGTTCCGGCCGAGCAGATCATCGACGCCAGGATGGACTTCGACACCCTGCGCAACCTCGGCTCCGGCCTCGGCACCGCGGCGGTGATCGTGCTCGACAAGTCGACCGACATCGTCGGCGCGATCGCCCGCATCTCGTACTTCTACAAGCACGAGTCCTGCGGCCAGTGCACGCCCTGCCGCGAGGGCACCGGCTGGATGTGGCGCGTGCTCACCCGCATGGCCGCCGGCCGGGCGCAGAAGCGCGAGATCGACATGCTCTTGGAAGTCACCAAGCAGGTCGAGGGCCACACCATCTGCGCGCTCGGCGACGCCGCGGCGTGGCCGATCCAGGGCCTGATCCGGCATTTCCGCCCCGAGATCGAGAAACGCATCGATCAGTACAGCGCCAACCCGCATAGGGATGCGGTGCCGATGGCGGCGGAGTGA
- the nuoE gene encoding NADH-quinone oxidoreductase subunit NuoE produces MANRRLAPAAEQPQSFAFTPENADWARGQIQKYPEGRQASAVIPLLWKAQEQNGGWLPQKAIEAVADELSMPHIRVLEVATFYTMFALEPVGRFWIQVCGTVPCDCCGAKELKAALHDRLGPSGHVSADGNFSWLEVECLGACCNAPMVQINQDYYEDLTPESLNKLMDDLAAGRPVKVGSQIGRISSEPKDAVNTLTDPSLFDGSRIGAWRKRFEQTEGEGPSEEGVKKEEAASTEARVKDETKPAHPSAGRANESRAADAPAERASAGETPVKPEDRAEARDAKAPSAQDSAVEEDKVLRTEPPQHPATVGAGDDVPEGENPEARADAAGTRPKGLDAPRDDRPDDLTKIKGIGPINQRRLNDLGIWHYDQIASWSPKEVAWVSAYLAFPGRIDRENWVGQSADLAGSKD; encoded by the coding sequence ATGGCGAACCGCAGGCTAGCCCCCGCCGCCGAGCAGCCCCAGAGCTTCGCGTTCACGCCCGAGAACGCCGACTGGGCCCGCGGCCAAATCCAGAAATACCCGGAGGGCCGGCAGGCCTCGGCCGTGATCCCGCTCCTGTGGAAGGCGCAGGAGCAGAACGGCGGCTGGCTGCCGCAGAAGGCGATCGAGGCGGTCGCCGATGAGCTCAGCATGCCGCATATCCGCGTGCTGGAGGTCGCGACCTTCTACACCATGTTCGCCCTGGAGCCGGTCGGCCGGTTCTGGATTCAGGTCTGCGGCACCGTGCCCTGCGATTGCTGCGGGGCGAAGGAACTGAAGGCCGCGCTGCACGACCGCCTCGGCCCCTCGGGCCATGTCTCGGCCGACGGCAACTTCTCCTGGCTCGAAGTCGAGTGCCTGGGGGCCTGCTGCAACGCGCCGATGGTGCAGATCAATCAGGACTATTACGAGGATCTGACGCCCGAGAGCCTCAACAAGCTCATGGACGACCTCGCCGCCGGCCGCCCCGTGAAGGTCGGCTCGCAGATCGGCCGGATCTCCTCGGAGCCGAAGGACGCCGTCAACACCTTGACCGATCCGAGCCTGTTCGACGGCTCCCGCATCGGCGCGTGGCGCAAGCGCTTCGAGCAGACCGAGGGCGAAGGTCCGAGCGAGGAAGGCGTCAAGAAAGAAGAGGCCGCCTCGACCGAAGCTCGTGTCAAGGACGAGACCAAGCCGGCCCATCCGTCGGCGGGGCGCGCGAACGAATCGCGGGCCGCCGATGCGCCCGCCGAGCGGGCGAGTGCCGGCGAGACGCCGGTCAAGCCGGAGGATCGGGCGGAAGCGCGCGACGCCAAGGCGCCGTCGGCTCAGGATTCGGCAGTCGAGGAAGACAAGGTTCTGCGCACAGAGCCGCCGCAGCATCCGGCGACCGTCGGCGCCGGAGACGACGTTCCCGAGGGGGAGAACCCGGAGGCTCGGGCCGATGCCGCGGGCACCCGGCCGAAGGGGCTCGACGCCCCCCGGGACGACCGTCCCGACGACCTGACGAAGATCAAGGGCATCGGCCCGATCAACCAGCGCCGCCTCAACGACCTGGGTATCTGGCACTACGACCAGATTGCCTCTTGGTCGCCGAAGGAGGTCGCCTGGGTGAGCGCCTACCTCGCCTTCCCCGGCCGCATCGACCGGGAGAACTGGGTCGGACAGTCGGCCGATCTCGCTGGCAGCAAGGATTGA